Within the Vanessa cardui chromosome 6, ilVanCard2.1, whole genome shotgun sequence genome, the region AACGTACGTAACATGTCCATAATAAACACACGCAGTATgagattatgaatataaaagcaCGAGTGATCTCGGTTTAATATCATTCCTCTCCGGAACTCAGATCAAAACACATAAAATGCTATTCAAAGTAAGTTAGAgttgataaaacaaatatttctttatgatCAAGTAATTCGCTTTAAATTAATCACtaatataactattttcttGCAGGTACTTTTCTTCACAGCTTCGCTGATGGCAGTGAGCGCCCAGCACCATGGACAAAGTCACGGTCACGCCACTTCTTCTCAGTCAATCATCCGCCACGACATCTCGCACAACCAAAACGGCCACAACCACGCCCAACCCATCGCCGTCCACGCTGCTCCAGTCGTCTACCATCAACCCGCTGTCTCCGTTCACCACGCTGCCCCCATTGTCCACTCTGCTCCCGTAGTTCATCACGCTGCTCCTATCGCATACCACTCAGCTCCCGTCTACCACAGCCAACACCACGACGCTCATGAGCACCAGGACTACTACGTAAGCATTCTATCAATATTCAATATGTATTCTGTGTAAATTCTCAATATGACGATTGATTATTCTAACtataaaattctaataaaatattgttttgcagTCGCACCCTAAATATGAGTTCCAATACAACGTAGAAGACCACCACACCGGTGACATCAAGTCTCAGCACGAAGCTCGTGACGGTGACCACGTGACCGGCTCCTACAGTCTGCACCAGCCCGACGGTTCCGTACGCACCGTCCACTACAACGCTGATAAACATAACGGGTATATATTTTGCTCTGCACTCACAATCCCCTGATTCAAGAgataagaaacataaaaatgcGCTTCGTAATTGATACTTAcgtaatgattttaaatatacaaaggctgtttacaaatattatataagaagaaAGGTCGTATATCTGTACCCTCTTTAATTGTGTTTGTTATTTACAGATTCAACGCTCAAGTTGAGAACTCCGCCCCATCAACACACGCCCAACCAGCTCACACTCAGCACCACGCGCCACAATACGTTCTGTCTCaccattaaagtaatttaattattagacaataatgtgatgttgtaaaattccttccttcctttgagtgccgtgagctcccgtgccagaagaagtcgctcttccttaacacattcacactttaattcaaagttataagatgaaacaagctaagaattaagaattacaaaaatacatatatatatatatatatatatatatatatatataatagctaaaGGTAGAGCGCGTTCGCGTGTGTGTCTCTCtctgtatatgtgtgtgtgtgtgtgtgtgtgtgtgtgtgtgtgtgtgtgtgtgtgtgcgtgtctGTATGGCTAATTGTATAGATATCCAAtccaattaaaaacattatccaAGATAATCGAGACTTCCGAATATTTTgaagtataaagtaaaagtaaatttaaaaccgTATACTTACTGATATCTTTATCAGTATATAGGTATtcctcaaaaaatataaaaaactagaatttaatgaatttaaagtGTAACTATATTTCCTTAACGTTAAATCGTTTATGGTTATGGTTTTAATCACTTAATATACatagtttgtataaataaaaattttaacaaaaagaaaatccgacttcaaacaaaacactattttaaaacaaatgaatatgcactaaaaagtaataagaataattgcgtattcaacatattttttagagtcttcctaagttaaatgaaatgaaaaatattagactacttaaaagtcgatttacgattatataatgtagttatagttattggtatatttggagccggtgtcagccacggtgcccttgccccaacaatcaaaagaaagaagcgatacgagccccttgattgatccagtatattattgtgtaaaaggtaatttgtaaaaaacatatttgttaaagtattcccgtattgttttttgatagatatactgtagggttttattggctgacaccgactccaaatataccaataactataactacattatataagaattatcaaaattggttaacgtgattttcagttattcacctatttgtcgcgcatatacataatgcaaatttaagacttatgtcgttttcatatggataccatcatcggaaaaaaattaaaaaaaaatgggaccccacgggaagcactaactttcaaacaaaaaaaaaatattatcaaaatcggtccacccagtgaaaagttatgaggtaacaaatataaaaaaaaaaaaaaaaaatacagacgaattgataacctcctccttttggaagtcggttgaaaatgacgactcaaaagccttagtaaaagcctacttgaataaattatattcctattttgattttgagccATATTGTAAACGGTCTTGGACAGGttcttagtttaaatattatattgtgtgtgtgtatttatgaaagccattttaatataaataaatacatttgttgGGCTGTGCTATAATTTTTGAAAACTGTAggccaattattttattaataacgacggctaattattttattaatatttattatcaaataaatgttttatttaacattcaacaataaagaattatttgaaaaatatggaCAGCGAATGAAAACAAAAGATCGGTGGGCAATCGATTCCCTTGAAAGTTTGCTTTCAATGTATTtccaaaaatctttaaaaaacgattttaaaaaaattactacaaaTCATGTTCACCAAAGTACttgatattatcaaaataatataaagatacataaaaaaaggCAGACACCATGTCTGCTGTACATATTCATTAGTTTCAATTTCTAGATATCAGACTGACAAGGCAGTTACATTAATAAGTAAGTCCGAGAAAAAAACGAGCATGTGCGAGTCGGGCTGAGTTCTGTAGCGCTAATGATTATCACAATGaacaatgatttaataaatgattcCCTTGCGAGTAAGCTCGATATGGTGCTTGCGTTGACTTCAAAATTCACTTTTTTACAGCTCAGATgtctaataatataagtatttgatAAACTAGACGCAAACACTATGATATGCAAACTAGATGATAAACTAGacaacaattaatttatcacataaggatttacatataatataagaatattacaCTATAAGAAGAAGCACGGAACCCGAAAAACAGAAATATGtttagtatgtatttatgttgcTAATATTTTTGCTTATATGCGTTATATAATTGACTTTGCCAATTAGTAGATTCAAATCGTatgttaaataatcataaataaggcCTATTACtcattacaaaattataccgatgataaaaaaaaaacttggagttgttatcattaaatttttagGCAGGATattcaattatgttttattagcTCGCCTGTTACATAATTGgtgtaaaaaataactattgaaGTTCTagccggttcctctcggtacAGAATATAGGTATTTCTACTCTTCTTAATACCTTCGATATTTTAAACCTTTACATAAATTCATGGAAAATGTCGATTGAAAAGTTTTTGTTAGAACCcgttcaaataaaaaacatattgattTTGTATATGATGGTATGGtcttacatttgtttttatttcttaggGTTTTATATTCGAGTGAGATACTCTAGTAATTCTACTTCACCATACGTCATCAGTCAATATTAAGAGAGAATATGactttgattatatattatgagCGTTATATTTGTATCTACGAATATTGATACAAATTGTCTAAGTTgaccaaaaagttttaatatatttttcttggtttttttataaatgataatcaCTCAACAAGGAACCAAAATAAATTGAACTAAGGCATGATGGTACACTAAGCGATGGTACACACATACATCAGtaatgtaaattgtttttagaaaaaaaatgaaattgtaataatcgtttcatattttatttaggtaACTTATACATTAGGAATATCCTTAcatctattaaatttgtaacaCTTAATGATGAGATACGATGTGTTCGGGGGCGTGGTGAATCGGCTGGGCGTGAGTTGATGGGGCAGAGTAAGCGACTTGTGCGTTAAATCTGAGGAAATATAAGATCCTATTAAAACCATATTAATCCAAATTTTGTTATTAGGAAATACATTTTCCTAAtaccaaattttaaaaaaatagtatagctGGGTTAATAcacatgtataattataataataaccgtAATAGCAATTTTTTTGCTTAAATCTTATATACACGCATGTTATTTCAAAGGGGTATTTTTCTGATTGAACGATTAGTTAAGTTAGTAAGGATTTAATAGTTTGGAATCATTGATTTAAATTCTAGTTCAAGTCATTACGtatgaataaattacaaaacaactttttataattaatcataagaAAGTATGTATAGACTATAGAGCAAAAAATATACCCGTTATGCTTGTCAGCGTTGTAGTGGACGGAGCGTACGGAACCGTCGGGCTGGTGCAGACTGTAGGAGCCGGTCACGTGGTCACCGTCACGAGCTTCGTGCTGAGACTTGATGTCACCGGTGTGGTGGTCTTCTACGTTGTATTGGAACTCGTATTTGGGATGAGACTGTAAATACATGAAAGtcataataaaatgaaagggttttctaatgttaaaataaatctacattTTTTAATGACATCAATGACTAAACATACGTAGTAATCCTGGTGTTCATGACCATCATTGTGTTGGTTGTGGTAGACTGGAGTTTGGTGGTGCACAATGGGAGCAGCGTGGTGTACTACTGGAGCAGCGTGGACGATAGGAGCGGCGTGTTGGATGTAGGCGGGTTGGTGGTGGTACACGGGAGCACTGTGGACGGCAATCGGTTGCACGTGGTGGTAGCCTTGGTCGTGAGAGACGTCGTGTCGGATGATGGACTGAGAAGATGTCGCGTGACCGTGGCTTTGACCGTGGTGCTGCGCGCTCACTGCCATCAGCGAGGCGGCAAAAATGACAACCTAATAAAATGTAACTAGTATTAGAATCTAATTAAAacgtgtaaatattattttattgctttcgattttgatttatttattatttaaacttacttTTAAACTCATTTTGTATTATCTGGGCTAAAGCTCTAATGagaatgatataaattaaaatttactcttGCCTTTTATATTctgaatgattaatatattttcaatgaacGGATTACATAGGAACTTGATTACTAGTTGTAACTGGAAACGAGTTTATAGTTTAAACCCGTTTTCAGACATAGTGTCACAGTCATTGTCATATTGGATtgtttataatctttttttatttggtgaaatatttaaaagtttaacgGCGGTTATAATATTCATTGTGATTTTCTTCAGTATGTCATATctggttttataattatatttttgataaaaagtatctttttaatacaatatgtatCATATCAACGTTTTGTACCTTTTAAATCAACGACGACTTAATATAATGCTTGATTAAATTTTCACGTTTTATATACTTGATTGTATTGATGATATTGGCAATCTTTATAAGCATAAATGTGCTGTTTTGCTAGGAACCTTTACATTGTTTAATAACTTAAACAATGAAAaggtattacttattaataagcCTATATAACTATAggcttattaataattcataattatgaaatattacattttagttaGTTTaggaaatatcaaaatatcataaacatttatttagaaaattttaccagtgtgttattatttttcaaactcaTAGTTTTACCGAAATAAATCATGAAACAAACACTCACATATACATTCTTGTTCTACTCCGTAAACAGTAACTTTATAAGGGATGGGCATGTAAACAAAAgttatttgtatgaaaaattgaaatagtatatttatctgCGCTGGATGAACGCCAAGCCTATTTGAGAATCCCATTTCTGCGGCCCTTAGAAAAACGCCGTGGCTCTTATAACAGCTGACGTCACTTGGGCTTCATATGATCAATCGAATTGAACCAGATCAATTGTTCtctgtatattaattatgtattatataagatGCAAGTGCTATCAAATACAATACTCTTGAGCGAcaaatgaaagaaatatttacatacaaatgcCTCGAAGCGAATTAGAAGTTTCTGTTCTTTCTTAAAAACTTTAAGTTGCTTAATTTTATGTGGAACAAATTGAAATGTATAAACTTGTTTTAAGTTGTCACCTCAAACAAACGTACGTAACATGTCCATAATATACACACGTGGTATgagattatgaatataaaagcaCAAGTGATCTCGGTTTAATATCATTCCTGTCCGGAACTCAGATCAAAACACATAAAATGCTATTCAAAGTAAGTTTCagtataatgaattaatatttatttatgatcaaGTAATTCGCTTTAAATTAATCACtaatataactattttcttGCAGGTACTTTTCTTCACAGCTTCGCTGATGGCAGCGAGCGCACAGCACCATGGACAAAGTCACGGTCACGCCACTTCTTCTCAATCAATCATCCGCCACGACATCTCACACAACCAACACGGCTACAACCACGCCCAACCCATCGCCGTCCACGCTGCTCCAGTCGTCTACCATCAACCCGCTGTCTCCGTTCACCACGCTGCCCCCATTGTCCACTCTGCTCCCGTAGTTCACCACGCATCTCCTATCGCATACCACCAAGATCCCGTCTACCACAGCCAACACCACGACGCTCATGAGCACCAGGACTACTACGTAAGTATTCTATCTATATTCAATATGTATTCTGTGTAAATTCTCAATATGACGATTGATCATTCTGACtataaaattctaataaaatattgttttgcagTCGCACCCTAAATACGAGTTCCAGTACAACGTAGAAGACCACCACACCGGTGACATCAAGTCTCAGCACGAAGCTCGTGACGGTGACCACGTAACCGGCTCCTACAGTCTGCACCAGCCCGACGGTTCCGTACGCACCGTCCACTACAACGCTGATAAACATAGCGGGTATGTTTTTTTAGATAAGAAGCATAAAAATGTGTTTCGTAATTGATACACTcgtaatgatttgaatttatatatagaaagGCTGTTTACAAACGTTATATTATATGTCTTGGAAGGAGCTTATATCTGTATCCTCTTTAATTGTGTTTGTTATTTACAGATTCAACGCTCAAGTTGAGAACTCCGCCCCATCAACACATGCCCAACCAGCTCACGCTCAGCATCACGCGCCACAATACGTTCTGTCTCACCATTAAATTATCTCAGAACAATGACTGGTAGCCAATAATGTTACgtagaatattttatgttaagtttaaataataaataatttcaaaaaaaaaagaaatagatatTTTGTGTCATAATCCTTAAATTTAGTCTAATAACATTTAGACTATATAtgcaacaaaatattaaacacaggTCTTATACAGATACACAtatgttatttacaaaaaataactttttttttatattataatatgttaaaatccCAAGCCTGTACACAGATCACAATCTCACAGAATAACTATAGACTCAAGGGAACGAAACATCTAAGTTCCAAAAGATAGATAGAGGTGTTTGCTTAATATTTCTGTCTGTGTCAATGTTTATAGGATGTCCGCTAAGCAATAGATGGCCAAATTACCATTTTGTGAAACTAACACAAAAAAAGTTTGGGAAAGTTCTCTTGCCATGTAGACATTAAAAGCAATACATAGCTGTGTCAAATCAGAAGGCATTCACCGTAAATTTCTTTCTTAAACATAGGCCGTTTCATTTTTTCACGTAAATTTCGCTGTAagcatttatttgtttatgccAGTTTTAGTTGTCTTATTagtgcattttaaatttaaaatagtctgCATAAAAGGGACATATTGATGTTTTGAGTGAATAATTAGCTTGTAACtggatttaaattattcaaatttattttgaaggaGGTGTTATTACAAGTTGTCACTTGTAAATATATCACatcatagtatataataaagtcgctttccgttgtctgtttgtctctgagtatgcttagatctataaaacTACTTTACGGATTTAGATGCAGTTTATTGAATAGATTGTGATTCAAGAACTTTACATGTATAATCTATGGTCAATATAGTAGATAAAACATTAGATATATTAGATAAAGTAGCATAAACCAGAcgataatatttgtaacatcattatcattatatcgTATTAGacaaagtctgtctgtctgtccctatgtttgattagatccttaaaattatgcaacaaattttgatgcggtttttttaatagattgagtgtgattcgagagaaagcaTTTTTGTTTGTCATGTTTCATTAAAACTTAAATGTAAAACGATCACTATTTCGATTAGTAGGTTACATCACGAGGAGGTATGAATCTTTATGATTACAAATAGTTCAGGTGACTCTTTTttacagaattaaaataatttcagtatCTGAAGGTCTTCTACTCTACCAGTTAGTTataatactatgaaaataaccaaatatGCAAACAGAGCAGTATCgaaatttgtaaattgtttaacttttttaaccGTTCATGCTGCGGAGTCCCAGCCAATTATTATGTACAGTATGTGTGTGCACCACACTTTTTGCTTTGTATTGAAGTTTAGATCTCTATTAGCAACAGACAACTTAGtaggtttaaaaaaacatttttatttataatgtgaatattgtttttaattttacttacttataataCACTGACATGTCTCAaaccttatatattataaaaatatatttttacagaattgctataataatagatttttttatgatatcggtaggcaaatgggctacctgatggtaattagcattaccatcgcccataggctataatgctgtaaaaaatattgaacattcCTTGTTTATTACACTGGTACCACCAACTTTggagaactgagatgttatgccCTTAAGCCTGTGTTTACACTGCCTctctcatccttcaaaccgaaacacaacagtactggATACTAATATTTGAAGGTATCTCTTGTAAATGATGGTATGGGTCGGTGGTACTTACCAatacgggctagcacaaagccctaccaggaAAAAGAGCCCAGTTActtaatagaattatataattgtaatataaaatgttaaaatccGTTAATAAATCCTTCAACAAGGGCTGTAAAAGAtctcataaattaaaatggtgAAAGTAAACGAAAGATTGCACTTACCTTCATTTTTGACCTGATAAGGAGataatgcaaaaatatatataatactttagtAACAAAAAACACGTTTTACATTTATGCAccaatatattctttaatattaagcaggattttttgtataaaataatgactttaaaaaaaatatttatcattcgaTCGCGAAGTTCACaccataatatatcattatagaTAATATGTTTTCTAAAGTAAGAATCATTATGCcgcttatttaattttttttttatttcatttaaaactttttttattttacagatttTCATCTTCGCCACAGTGCTTGTAGCAGTAAGCGCTCAACACCATTTACATGAACACGACGACGATaaatcaataacataaaaatattgatgatttgttTTAGAAGAACTTATGAAATCCTTTATaggtaatattttagtatataataaaatataacaaatttcttatataggtacatttttccacaaaatttaaatataataaatgaccCAACAATACTGTCTCGGCTACAAATGCAAAATATTCAGAGACAAAATACTTTTCTCTTATTTCCCATGACGTATCAGAATAAAGTAGCTTAAACATTTCTGTGTCTACGTGCAAACTTTCAGGTTATCCCATTAGATCATACCGCCAGAGCCCTTCATTCCCGCTctatttcatcatcatccttGAAGTTAGAGGTAATAGATGTCCtagatatttaaagtaaagtaaaacccggtaaatttctcactgctaggataaggcttcctcttcctttaaggagagggtttggaacatggcagaatttcgatgaaattagacacatgcaggtttcctgacgatgttttccttcacagccgagttcgagatgaattataaacacaaactaagcacatacatatatgtatatgtatatagtggtgcttgcctgggtttgaacccgcagatGCACCCTTTTTACCCATACGGTTCTATTTCAgctcaatcaatcaaaataatatagacTGACTAAAACATCAAGAATATtttgtgttccatttttaaaatgtgtaaaGTTTGGATTGAAAAGAGACAAGGTAACTTACAttaggttttaattaatatgctGTAAAATTAATGActaatttaagaattttttttttttatatttaaattgttaactaAATCCATGTTCTTCTACCATTCATTTCCACATGACCTACCTCGGCTTTGTTGCAACTGGTCAAAGATTTTACTATTACGTTAATGCTGAGCAATAATTGTTTGCAGTCATACCGTttcgtaatttaatttgtgttaagtATATCAGAATATTTTAATGCTTGTGTATAGttttagtttcattaaaaaataaaacgcgttagagaattttaaaaataactattagcAACTGACAATATAACCTCGCTAACAACCTCGCTGgcacttgtaaaatatttttattaacttttccctttaataaaggaaataattcttaaaagaACAGTTtccagaaattaaaaaaaaaactacagtgaaacaaaaatcaatttagtatttaatattttggacatattatatacatatatagatagagttattttgCCTTCATAATAATGTAAGGAACTACTTCCTTGCTATCGTATTAAATTGGTTTgaaatgtaacatatttttattgcaaaaataGGATAATAGCATTACTGGAAGTAAATTACAGTATTGGAAGTCAATTACCTCAATTCGTT harbors:
- the LOC124530623 gene encoding cuticle protein 8-like — protein: MSLKVVIFAASLMAVSAQHHGQSHGHATSSQSIIRHDVSHDQGYHHVQPIAVHSAPVYHHQPAYIQHAAPIVHAAPVVHHAAPIVHHQTPVYHNQHNDGHEHQDYYSHPKYEFQYNVEDHHTGDIKSQHEARDGDHVTGSYSLHQPDGSVRSVHYNADKHNGFNAQVAYSAPSTHAQPIHHAPEHIVSHH
- the LOC124530441 gene encoding cuticle protein 19-like, which encodes MSIIYTRVIRFKLITNITIFLQVLFFTASLMAASAQHHGQSHGHATSSQSIIRHDISHNQHGYNHAQPIAVHAAPVVYHQPAVSVHHAAPIVHSAPVVHHASPIAYHQDPVYHSQHHDAHEHQDYYSHPKYEFQYNVEDHHTGDIKSQHEARDGDHVTGSYSLHQPDGSVRTVHYNADKHSGFNAQVENSAPSTHAQPAHAQHHAPQYVLSHH